The Lycium ferocissimum isolate CSIRO_LF1 unplaced genomic scaffold, AGI_CSIRO_Lferr_CH_V1 ctg1593, whole genome shotgun sequence genome has a segment encoding these proteins:
- the LOC132042524 gene encoding uncharacterized protein LOC132042524 isoform X1, translating into MEVDTGNSCFIEKLPVERYTTSTRETKKSPPENNKSPPVFVNHAAIAWHENRRTWVGDVSSRSDRMPKDPIIRDKLMNGSLDLYCTEKDDLSYTPKNTRRMSSYLLHYGVQLTVGNFI; encoded by the exons ATGGAAGTAGATACTGGAAATTCGTGTTTTATTGAGAAGCTGCCTGTAGAAAGATATACAACATCTACAAGAGAAACAAAGAAGTCGCCTCCAGAAAATAACAAAAGCCCTCCTGTATTTGTCAATCACG CTGCTATTGCATGGCATGAGAACAGACGAACATGGGTTGGAGATGTATCAAGTAGGTCAGATAGGATGCCTAAGGATCCAATTATAAG AGATAAGTTGATGAATGGAAGTCTTGATCTTTACTGCACAGAGAAAGATGATTTATCATATACACCCAAAAATACCAGAAGAATGTCAAGTTACCTGCTTCACTACGGTGTTCAGTTAACAGTCGGCAATTTCATATAG
- the LOC132042524 gene encoding uncharacterized protein LOC132042524 isoform X2 produces the protein MEVDTGNSCFIEKLPVERYTTSTRETKKSPPENNKSPPVFVNHAAIAWHENRRTWVGDVSSRSDRMPKDPIISWSTTYEDLLSTTEPFSEPIPLTEMVDFLVDIWHDEGLFD, from the exons ATGGAAGTAGATACTGGAAATTCGTGTTTTATTGAGAAGCTGCCTGTAGAAAGATATACAACATCTACAAGAGAAACAAAGAAGTCGCCTCCAGAAAATAACAAAAGCCCTCCTGTATTTGTCAATCACG CTGCTATTGCATGGCATGAGAACAGACGAACATGGGTTGGAGATGTATCAAGTAGGTCAGATAGGATGCCTAAGGATCCAATTATAAG TTGGTCAACAACCTATGAAGATTTGCTCTCTACAACAGAGCCTTTCTCCGAGCCAATTCCTTTAACT GAGATGGTAGACTTTTTAGTCGATATTTGGCATGATGAGGGGCTTTTCGACTAG
- the LOC132042524 gene encoding uncharacterized protein LOC132042524 isoform X3, whose translation MEVDTGNSCFIEKLPVERYTTSTRETKKSPPENNKSPPVFVNHAAIAWHENRRTWVGDVSSRSDRMPKDPIISWSTTYEDLLSTTEPFSEPIPLTFLDFTGDGRLFSRYLA comes from the exons ATGGAAGTAGATACTGGAAATTCGTGTTTTATTGAGAAGCTGCCTGTAGAAAGATATACAACATCTACAAGAGAAACAAAGAAGTCGCCTCCAGAAAATAACAAAAGCCCTCCTGTATTTGTCAATCACG CTGCTATTGCATGGCATGAGAACAGACGAACATGGGTTGGAGATGTATCAAGTAGGTCAGATAGGATGCCTAAGGATCCAATTATAAG TTGGTCAACAACCTATGAAGATTTGCTCTCTACAACAGAGCCTTTCTCCGAGCCAATTCCTTTAACT TTTCTGGATTTCACAGGAGATGGTAGACTTTTTAGTCGATATTTGGCATGA